A genomic window from Methanobacterium sp. BRmetb2 includes:
- the alaS gene encoding alanine--tRNA ligase, with protein MSHQLEELGFKKKTCVTCGNEFWSIEDRNTCGDAPCDKYEFIGNPATQNKYDLTRIQKTFIDFFKKNSHTPIERYPVLAKRWRDDVFLVGASIYNFQPWVTSGMVEPPANPLVVAQPSIRLNDVDNVGRTGRHMTCFTMGGHHAFNSKDNNIYWEDETIKYCHDFIKHVGIDPSEITFIESWWEGGGNAGPCYEVCVRGVELATLVFIKYKTLPNNEYKEIPLKIVDTGYGLERFAWISQGTPTAYDASFGPVIDQLKDLANVEVDEHILAENARVAGMMDIETFADLRTLRMRVAERLGLSLSDLEKSTKPMEAIYVIADHTRCLAFMLADGVIPSNVKEGYLARLVLRRSIRFIKDLNLSRSLSDIMKIQLDFLSQTYPAIKHHQDHIHNIIELEDKRYLKTISKGKRMVKKSINYLKKDNMDEMPLEMLIKLYDSHGIPPETALEISQEEKFQLNVPDNFYTLVANQHSEEQEEVKEDIELDFPETNLLFYSTPHETEFTAELIGFYENNVILDRTLFYPEGGGQPSDIGFLKFNNEKILVLHAEKKDKIVLHRVDESDISKLKSFMGDSVKGSINWERRISLARNHTATHLIVAAARKVLGDHIWQAGAQKGVKRSRIDLSHYKRIKNHEIQEIELLANKYVMANNYVSATWMDRTEAEKNYGFILYQGGVVPGSDIRVVEIEGVDVQACAGTHVSETGDIGLIKINRTERIQDGVERIDFSAGEAAVESMQKNEDILRESSAIFKVEPTQLPKTCDRFFTEWKSFKNEIKKLKDEIAHLKIEGLGDKSVKIRDLNVLTEIIDADMGELQRIAIDLTEKTQKIDVVVLGNLEGKIVGASSKKAIDEEIKINDIIKDSAKILGGGGGGRPTLAQGAGPKTEKMQKALEKAIEFLKSY; from the coding sequence ATGTCTCACCAACTTGAAGAATTAGGATTTAAAAAAAAAACTTGTGTAACATGTGGAAACGAATTTTGGTCTATTGAAGATAGAAATACATGTGGAGACGCTCCCTGTGATAAGTATGAATTCATAGGAAATCCTGCAACCCAGAATAAATACGATCTCACACGTATTCAGAAAACTTTTATTGATTTTTTCAAAAAAAATTCCCACACACCCATAGAAAGATATCCAGTTCTTGCAAAAAGGTGGAGAGACGACGTCTTTTTAGTAGGGGCATCAATATATAACTTTCAACCATGGGTAACATCAGGCATGGTAGAACCTCCTGCAAACCCCTTAGTAGTAGCACAACCTTCCATAAGACTCAATGATGTTGATAATGTGGGTCGAACCGGTAGACACATGACATGTTTTACCATGGGGGGACATCACGCATTTAATTCTAAAGATAACAATATTTACTGGGAAGACGAAACTATAAAATATTGCCACGACTTTATAAAACATGTGGGAATAGATCCGTCTGAGATAACCTTTATAGAGTCATGGTGGGAAGGTGGAGGAAATGCCGGGCCCTGTTATGAAGTATGTGTAAGAGGAGTTGAACTGGCCACACTAGTTTTCATTAAATACAAAACACTTCCCAACAACGAATATAAAGAAATCCCACTTAAAATTGTTGATACAGGTTACGGTTTAGAGAGATTCGCCTGGATCTCCCAGGGAACACCAACTGCTTATGATGCATCATTTGGACCAGTTATAGATCAGCTAAAGGATTTAGCTAATGTTGAAGTTGATGAACACATATTAGCTGAAAATGCTCGTGTAGCAGGAATGATGGATATAGAAACTTTTGCTGACCTTAGAACCCTTCGGATGAGGGTAGCAGAAAGACTGGGATTATCATTAAGTGATCTTGAAAAATCCACTAAACCAATGGAAGCAATTTACGTAATTGCTGATCATACCCGATGTTTAGCGTTCATGCTGGCAGATGGAGTCATACCTTCCAATGTTAAAGAGGGGTATCTAGCAAGACTGGTTCTTAGACGTTCCATCCGTTTTATAAAAGATTTGAATCTTTCAAGATCTCTGTCAGATATAATGAAGATTCAACTTGATTTTCTATCTCAAACTTATCCAGCAATCAAACATCATCAGGATCACATACACAATATCATCGAATTAGAGGATAAAAGATATCTAAAAACCATATCTAAAGGCAAACGTATGGTTAAAAAGTCCATAAACTATCTTAAAAAAGATAATATGGATGAAATGCCTCTGGAGATGTTAATAAAACTTTATGATTCCCATGGAATCCCTCCAGAAACTGCCTTAGAAATTTCACAGGAAGAAAAATTCCAGCTTAATGTTCCAGATAATTTTTACACACTAGTTGCCAACCAGCATTCTGAAGAACAGGAAGAAGTTAAAGAAGATATAGAACTGGATTTCCCTGAAACCAATCTCTTATTTTACAGCACACCCCATGAAACAGAATTCACTGCAGAGTTAATAGGATTTTATGAGAACAATGTAATATTAGATAGAACTCTATTTTATCCAGAGGGTGGAGGACAACCATCAGATATTGGATTTTTAAAGTTTAATAATGAAAAAATACTGGTATTACACGCTGAAAAAAAGGATAAAATTGTTTTACACCGAGTTGATGAATCAGATATCTCTAAATTGAAATCTTTTATGGGTGATTCAGTAAAAGGTTCTATTAATTGGGAAAGACGCATATCACTGGCCAGAAATCACACAGCCACGCACCTAATCGTTGCCGCTGCTAGAAAAGTACTGGGCGATCATATATGGCAGGCAGGAGCACAAAAAGGTGTTAAAAGATCAAGAATTGACCTTTCCCATTATAAAAGGATAAAAAACCATGAAATACAGGAGATTGAACTTTTAGCCAATAAATATGTAATGGCTAATAACTATGTATCTGCCACATGGATGGATAGGACAGAAGCAGAGAAAAATTACGGTTTTATTCTTTATCAGGGAGGAGTAGTCCCAGGTTCTGATATCAGGGTGGTAGAAATTGAGGGTGTGGATGTACAGGCATGTGCCGGTACACACGTTTCAGAAACTGGTGATATAGGTTTAATTAAAATAAATCGAACTGAAAGAATACAAGATGGTGTAGAACGGATTGATTTTTCTGCAGGAGAAGCAGCAGTTGAATCCATGCAAAAAAATGAGGACATCCTAAGAGAAAGTTCTGCTATTTTCAAGGTTGAACCAACACAACTTCCAAAAACATGTGATCGATTCTTTACTGAATGGAAATCATTTAAAAATGAGATAAAAAAATTAAAAGATGAAATAGCACACCTCAAAATAGAAGGACTTGGAGACAAATCAGTTAAAATCAGGGATTTAAATGTTTTAACTGAAATAATTGATGCAGATATGGGAGAACTGCAGAGAATAGCCATTGATCTAACAGAAAAAACACAGAAAATTGATGTGGTGGTTCTGGGAAATCTCGAAGGTAAAATTGTAGGGGCCTCATCTAAAAAAGCTATTGATGAAGAAATTAAAATAAATGATATTATCAAGGATTCAGCCAAGATACTTGGCGGAGGTGGGGGAGGAAGACCAACACTTGCCCAGGGAGCAGGTCCTAAAACTGAAAAAATGCAAAAAGCTCTTGAAAAGGCTATTGAATTTTTAAAGAGTTATTAA
- a CDS encoding methanogenesis marker 16 metalloprotein: protein MNIRSIEEINHKISAGDATVITAEEVSQLVRDGENPKAEDVDVVTTGTCGIMSGTAAIFHVKVSEPGEFKKANKILLNGVPGYPGPCPNELLGTVDLMVYGTAHSIYDSEYGGGFLFKDIISGKDIHVEVESIEGKSFETTTNISKLSTAKIIGTRMAFKNYTAFVNPDSKPVSSIFNAIEMEGPFKGISFSGCGELNPIQNDPGMETLCMGTNILLNGSRGIMIGEGTRSTPEKPNMMVAADMHEMDPHFIGGFKTAAGPEIFNSLGVAIPILNQKIMENTYILNEDIKLPIADIKGRHNVLVETNYGAMWNNVDERPSYHSKTCQDCDVCLVKERCPTMAYKDYLNKKRCFGCGMCAYSCPHGAFTMNTGSVKFQIDAEIIETQITCRQSDIKRAREITLKLKKIIENGNFSIQKC, encoded by the coding sequence TTGAATATTCGAAGCATTGAAGAGATTAACCACAAGATATCCGCTGGAGATGCCACAGTAATAACTGCAGAGGAAGTAAGTCAGCTGGTGCGTGATGGAGAAAACCCCAAAGCCGAAGACGTAGATGTGGTAACAACTGGAACTTGTGGTATAATGTCTGGAACAGCTGCCATATTCCACGTGAAAGTATCTGAACCAGGGGAATTCAAAAAAGCAAATAAAATATTATTAAACGGTGTACCGGGATATCCAGGACCTTGTCCAAACGAACTCTTAGGAACAGTCGATTTGATGGTCTATGGGACAGCCCACAGTATTTATGACTCTGAATATGGGGGAGGATTCCTTTTTAAAGATATAATTTCTGGAAAAGATATACATGTAGAAGTTGAATCTATTGAAGGTAAATCATTTGAAACAACTACTAATATATCCAAGCTAAGTACTGCAAAAATTATTGGGACAAGAATGGCTTTCAAAAATTATACAGCATTTGTCAATCCAGACAGTAAACCTGTTTCGTCAATTTTCAATGCCATTGAAATGGAAGGTCCATTTAAGGGCATTTCTTTTTCTGGATGCGGAGAGTTAAATCCAATCCAAAACGATCCAGGCATGGAAACTTTATGCATGGGAACTAACATTCTCTTAAACGGTTCCAGAGGGATAATGATCGGTGAGGGAACCCGAAGTACACCAGAAAAACCGAACATGATGGTGGCAGCAGATATGCATGAAATGGATCCCCATTTTATCGGAGGATTCAAAACTGCAGCGGGCCCAGAGATTTTTAACAGTTTAGGGGTAGCCATCCCTATTTTAAACCAAAAAATCATGGAAAACACTTACATATTAAATGAGGATATAAAGTTACCTATAGCTGATATTAAGGGCAGACATAATGTTTTAGTGGAAACGAATTATGGGGCTATGTGGAATAACGTTGATGAGAGGCCCTCATACCATTCAAAAACATGTCAAGACTGTGATGTTTGTTTGGTTAAAGAAAGGTGCCCTACCATGGCTTATAAAGATTATCTTAACAAGAAAAGATGCTTTGGCTGTGGCATGTGTGCCTATTCATGTCCGCACGGTGCCTTTACCATGAATACTGGTAGTGTTAAATTCCAGATTGATGCTGAGATAATTGAAACCCAGATAACGTGTCGCCAATCTGATATTAAAAGAGCTCGAGAAATCACATTAAAACTTAAAAAAATCATTGAAAATGGAAATTTTTCGATACAAAAATGTTAA
- the thiI gene encoding tRNA 4-thiouridine(8) synthase ThiI, producing MEHELIIVRYGELGIKSPRVRRRFEKKLISNIKASLDCEVEIHQGRIFLYDTNLELAIENLKKIPGIVSFSPAITSRTDFNSINEVLTVYTKKLVLEGLFSSEMSFAVRGKRVGVHDFTSQEMAAFAGSVVIAETNAPVDLSEPDFEFFVEVREDKTYIYHEKIRGLGGMPVGTQGKVVSLLSSGIDSPAATFLMMKRGCEVIALHFSNEPYTSVESTEKVKKIAEKLRSYSSGVKFKLYIVKYGDFLKNCVDNGPERMICVLCKNGMYKIAEMVAHEENAMAIVDGSSLGQVASQTLPNLVVTRNSVKVPILSPLIGFDKVEIERIAKDIGTYEISIKPDGGCSAVPRYPETNSTIEKLLKAEEDVEMSDELKKIYYSKETIF from the coding sequence CTGGAACATGAATTAATAATTGTAAGGTACGGAGAACTTGGGATTAAAAGTCCACGTGTTAGAAGAAGATTTGAGAAAAAGCTTATTTCAAATATTAAAGCCTCATTGGATTGTGAAGTGGAAATTCATCAGGGAAGAATATTTTTATACGATACAAATCTGGAACTGGCTATAGAAAACTTGAAAAAAATACCTGGAATAGTATCTTTCAGCCCGGCTATTACCTCCAGAACTGATTTTAATTCTATAAATGAAGTACTTACAGTTTATACGAAAAAACTGGTTTTAGAAGGTTTATTTTCAAGTGAGATGTCATTTGCTGTTCGAGGCAAAAGAGTAGGTGTTCATGATTTTACCAGCCAGGAAATGGCTGCTTTTGCAGGTTCAGTAGTTATTGCTGAAACAAATGCACCGGTTGATCTAAGTGAACCTGATTTTGAATTTTTTGTGGAGGTAAGAGAAGATAAAACCTACATCTATCATGAAAAAATTCGAGGATTAGGTGGAATGCCAGTTGGAACTCAGGGAAAAGTTGTTTCATTGCTTTCAAGTGGAATTGACTCTCCAGCCGCCACATTTTTGATGATGAAAAGAGGTTGTGAAGTAATAGCTCTTCATTTTAGCAATGAACCTTATACATCTGTTGAATCAACTGAAAAAGTTAAAAAAATTGCTGAAAAATTAAGGAGTTATTCTTCTGGAGTTAAATTTAAGTTGTATATAGTGAAATATGGTGATTTTCTCAAAAATTGTGTTGATAACGGCCCAGAAAGAATGATTTGTGTTTTATGCAAAAATGGGATGTACAAAATTGCTGAAATGGTTGCTCATGAAGAAAATGCTATGGCAATAGTTGATGGTAGTAGTTTAGGCCAAGTTGCTTCACAAACCCTTCCCAATTTAGTTGTAACTCGAAATTCAGTCAAAGTTCCCATATTAAGTCCATTGATTGGTTTTGATAAGGTGGAAATTGAAAGAATAGCTAAAGATATTGGAACCTATGAGATTTCAATAAAACCAGATGGGGGTTGTTCTGCCGTTCCCCGCTATCCAGAAACAAATTCAACCATTGAAAAATTATTAAAGGCAGAAGAAGACGTAGAAATGAGTGATGAATTAAAAAAGATATATTATTCAAAGGAAACAATATTTTAA
- a CDS encoding fructose 1,6-bisphosphatase (catalyzes the formation of fructose-6-phosphate from fructose-1,6-bisphosphate), whose protein sequence is MKTTVSVIKADVGSVAGHVVAHEALLKKCDELLNNALQEGLLEDYHVTNCGDDIDLIMTHRNGEENEEVHQLAWNAFQEATKVARGLKLYGAGQDLLSDTFSGNIKGMGPGVAEMEFKERPSDPVIIFCCDKTEPGAFNLPLFRMFADPFNTAGLVIDPSLHNGYEFEVFDVMEHKKVKLSCPGEMYDLLALLGTISRYVIKHIYRKDDNEIAASVSTERLNLMAGRYVGKDDPVAIVRAQSGFPAAGEVVEPFSFPHLVGGWMRGSHNGPLMPVSQKNAHPIRFDGPPRVISLGFQIADSKLVGPMDLFDDPAFDRSRDQASEVAEYMRRHGPFEPHRLPADEMEYTTLPGVLEKLEDRFEDID, encoded by the coding sequence ATGAAAACAACAGTTAGTGTAATTAAAGCAGATGTTGGAAGCGTAGCCGGACATGTAGTGGCTCATGAAGCCTTACTTAAAAAATGTGATGAACTGCTTAATAATGCTCTGCAGGAAGGACTTCTGGAAGACTATCATGTGACCAACTGTGGGGATGATATAGATCTCATCATGACTCATAGAAATGGTGAAGAAAACGAAGAAGTTCATCAGTTGGCTTGGAATGCATTCCAGGAAGCAACCAAAGTTGCAAGAGGATTGAAACTTTACGGCGCAGGTCAAGATCTGTTATCAGATACCTTTTCAGGTAACATAAAAGGTATGGGCCCTGGAGTGGCTGAAATGGAATTCAAAGAAAGGCCCAGCGATCCTGTAATCATCTTCTGCTGTGACAAAACTGAACCTGGAGCATTTAATCTGCCTTTGTTTAGAATGTTTGCAGATCCCTTCAACACTGCAGGTTTAGTAATAGACCCTTCATTACATAATGGGTATGAATTTGAGGTATTCGATGTAATGGAACATAAAAAGGTTAAATTATCATGTCCTGGCGAAATGTATGATTTATTAGCTCTTCTAGGTACTATAAGCCGATATGTAATTAAACATATTTACAGAAAGGATGATAATGAAATTGCTGCTTCTGTAAGTACTGAACGTTTAAATTTAATGGCTGGAAGATATGTTGGAAAAGACGACCCTGTTGCAATTGTAAGAGCCCAATCCGGATTCCCGGCAGCAGGAGAAGTAGTTGAACCATTTTCATTCCCGCATTTAGTCGGCGGATGGATGAGAGGCTCTCATAATGGTCCATTAATGCCTGTTTCTCAAAAAAATGCTCATCCTATTAGATTTGACGGCCCGCCTCGGGTAATTTCTTTGGGATTCCAAATTGCTGATTCAAAACTAGTTGGACCAATGGATCTATTTGATGATCCTGCATTTGACCGTTCCAGAGATCAAGCATCAGAAGTAGCTGAATACATGAGAAGGCACGGTCCATTTGAACCACACAGATTACCAGCAGATGAAATGGAATACACAACCTTGCCTGGCGTATTAGAAAAATTAGAAGATAGATTTGAAGATATTGACTGA